A single region of the Marinobacter salinisoli genome encodes:
- a CDS encoding sensor histidine kinase, translating to MLLVTSELLVLVLAIVQAESGWIDWSFFGLLSLFVQWTTLTSAALICVLRGKLAQLSIPLATLCIVTIVLLDVLAFSLFADSLLQPNQGVSAWQSIAKKMLMALLIVLIALRYFYLQHQWQQQREAEMQAHLAALQARIQPHFLFNSMNTIASLIAINPEQAEEAVLDLSELFRASLRNTDQLVPLGRELELCQRYLGIEALRLGDRLHVEWHIDPALERQAIPPLALQPLVENAIYHGIQPSAAGGTVRIEAQARGQFVYLLVQNPKPDQTDRQHEGNRMALSNIQSRLAALFGEPAVLKHSQQNDTYTVTLRLPRQNVPAQSGTGSTH from the coding sequence ATGCTACTGGTGACCAGTGAGCTCCTGGTGCTGGTGCTGGCCATTGTGCAGGCCGAATCCGGCTGGATCGACTGGAGTTTTTTTGGTCTGCTGTCGTTATTTGTGCAGTGGACCACCCTCACCAGCGCAGCGCTGATCTGTGTGCTTCGGGGCAAACTGGCCCAGCTTTCCATACCCCTGGCCACGCTCTGTATTGTCACAATCGTGCTGCTGGATGTCCTGGCCTTCAGTCTGTTTGCCGACAGCCTCCTGCAGCCCAACCAGGGCGTATCGGCCTGGCAAAGCATTGCCAAGAAAATGCTGATGGCACTGCTTATTGTGTTGATCGCGCTGCGTTATTTTTACCTGCAGCACCAATGGCAACAACAGCGAGAGGCGGAAATGCAGGCGCACCTGGCGGCACTGCAAGCGAGGATTCAGCCCCACTTTCTGTTCAACAGCATGAACACCATCGCCAGCCTCATTGCCATCAACCCGGAACAGGCCGAAGAGGCGGTGCTCGATCTGTCCGAGCTGTTCCGGGCCAGCCTGCGCAACACCGACCAGCTGGTGCCGCTCGGGCGGGAACTGGAACTGTGCCAACGCTACCTGGGCATTGAGGCCCTGCGCCTGGGGGATCGCCTGCACGTCGAGTGGCACATTGATCCGGCACTGGAGCGGCAGGCCATTCCGCCACTGGCCCTGCAACCGCTGGTCGAGAACGCCATTTACCATGGCATCCAGCCCAGTGCCGCCGGCGGCACGGTACGCATCGAAGCGCAGGCCCGGGGCCAGTTTGTCTACCTGTTAGTGCAGAACCCCAAGCCGGATCAGACCGATCGCCAACACGAAGGCAACCGTATGGCACTGTCCAACATTCAGTCCCGCCTTGCCGCCCTGTTCGGCGAGCCCGCGGTGTTGAAACACAGTCAGCAGAACGATACGTATACCGTCACCCTGCGACTGCCGCGCCAGAATGTCCCGGCCCAATCCGGCACCGGATCAACCCACTAA
- the argH gene encoding argininosuccinate lyase, with amino-acid sequence MTDQKKSEQSTTSEKPWGGRFSEPTDAFVERFTASVGFDQRLYHHDITGSIAHATMLAAVGVLTEQERDTIIDGLKAVKSDIESGAFEWSVSLEDVHMNIEARLTDRIGITGKKLHTGRSRNDQVATDIRLYLRDEIDVIAEELNRLQAGLLDLAEREADTIMPGFTHLQTAQPVTFGHHLLAWYEMLVRDADRLQDCRKRVNVMPLGAAALAGTTYPIDRNMTAELLGFDRPTENSLDSVSDRDFAIEFCSFASLLMTHLSRFSEELVLWTSAQFDFIDLPDRFCTGSSIMPQKKNPDVPELVRGKTGRVNGHLISLLTLMKSQPLAYNKDNQEDKEPLFDTVDTIKGCLKAYADMVPAIRAKADNMRVAAKRGFSTATDLADYLVKQGVAFRDAHEIVGKSVAFGVAEGRDLSDMTLEELRQFSDVIGEDVFDVLTLEGSVQARNHLGGTAPDQVRAAVARARTQLTG; translated from the coding sequence ATGACGGATCAGAAAAAATCTGAACAGAGCACAACCTCCGAAAAACCCTGGGGTGGACGTTTCAGCGAGCCCACCGATGCCTTTGTTGAGCGTTTTACCGCTTCGGTCGGCTTTGATCAGCGTCTGTACCACCATGACATCACCGGCTCCATTGCCCACGCCACCATGCTGGCCGCGGTGGGCGTGCTTACTGAGCAGGAACGGGACACCATTATCGACGGCCTGAAGGCTGTGAAGTCAGACATCGAGTCGGGTGCCTTCGAGTGGTCTGTCAGCCTGGAAGACGTTCATATGAACATCGAAGCCCGCCTGACTGACCGGATCGGTATCACGGGTAAGAAACTGCATACCGGGCGCAGCCGGAATGACCAGGTTGCCACCGATATCCGTTTGTACCTGCGGGATGAGATCGATGTGATTGCTGAAGAACTCAATCGCCTGCAGGCCGGTTTGCTGGATCTGGCCGAGCGCGAGGCGGACACCATCATGCCCGGTTTTACCCACCTGCAAACCGCCCAGCCGGTGACGTTCGGGCACCATCTGCTGGCGTGGTACGAAATGCTGGTACGCGACGCCGATCGCCTGCAGGACTGCCGCAAGCGGGTGAACGTGATGCCCCTGGGCGCGGCCGCCCTGGCCGGCACCACTTACCCGATCGACCGAAACATGACTGCCGAGCTGCTGGGGTTTGATCGCCCGACTGAGAACTCGCTGGATTCGGTCAGTGACCGGGATTTTGCCATCGAGTTCTGCAGCTTCGCGTCACTGCTGATGACCCATCTGTCCCGCTTCAGTGAAGAGCTGGTGCTGTGGACGTCGGCCCAGTTCGACTTCATCGATCTGCCGGACCGGTTCTGCACAGGGTCGTCGATCATGCCGCAGAAGAAGAACCCGGATGTGCCTGAGCTGGTGCGGGGCAAGACGGGTCGGGTGAACGGTCACCTGATCAGCCTGCTCACCCTGATGAAAAGCCAGCCGCTGGCCTACAACAAGGACAATCAGGAAGACAAGGAGCCGCTGTTTGACACCGTCGATACCATCAAGGGCTGCCTGAAGGCCTACGCCGATATGGTGCCGGCGATTCGCGCCAAGGCAGACAACATGCGCGTCGCCGCCAAACGGGGCTTCTCAACGGCCACCGATTTGGCGGATTACCTGGTGAAGCAAGGGGTTGCGTTCCGGGATGCCCATGAAATTGTCGGCAAGTCCGTCGCGTTCGGCGTGGCCGAGGGGCGTGACCTGTCTGACATGACTCTGGAAGAGCTGCGTCAGTTCTCCGATGTCATTGGTGAAGATGTGTTCGATGTACTGACTCTGGAAGGTTCGGTGCAGGCGCGGAACCATCTGGGCGGGACTGCTCCGGATCAGGTGCGGGCGGCCGTGGCGCGTGCCCGCACTCAGCTGACGGGCTGA
- a CDS encoding EAL domain-containing protein gives MKEFVIRRYRADQPQTSDRSTLLRIDDEGTVLFADRYVEAVLGYEPRELQGQSVHGILASRQDDPFVPANWNRIERGHKVLVTFRHKEGFFFTASLSMRLSMRDSDTAASATISHRDIGATDPRLLKLAEDTASAGIWELDTQSNEMTWTDGLYRLLELRTDTEITPEQALFYCQTGQSRVRAMFRRCLRTGQPFSLQLDILTSRQNVRRVTITGRALKLADRANRVGGTIVDQTREMQRDQARRDANRILAATTAATPDLVAAVDRELNLLHCNHAFVQQFETIFNARPKAGDNLKALLHDYPNERRLIERLWQRALERDSFVVEMPLAQQNRELPVYEFHYQRLTNDQGETTGAVHVARDITQRVSHSASSDYRIRHDPVTGLMNRRAFIASLLRTLEQKTHRESCDSLLYLDLDKFERFNDLTGSGTCDRYLRELAGNLGVRVRQRDALSRLSGDTFALLIENCPETRARKIADSILASISEFVFQWQGESLQTTASGGLLIMDSDVPSDPELLLSQAADLCHVAKISGRNRIHAAHAVGEHVDDSQVSDQVDQIREALDNNRLILEYQSFKPVASATWGDHIEILARVPGDKATQNALRPDQFLPIAERFDLAKRLDRQVIRQTFAWLNEQPLLEPRLKYCGFNLSLASVLDDTFADFVESLLSDSSFDSESFCFEIREAHATQYPDDVSVLCDALHRVGCRVALDGAGASIESYRLAARLPVDIIKLDRRMMEHLEDDPVQQVMVEALHRIAEAAGKVTVATFIENEDTLRKVRTLGIHYGQGFKLSLPRPLSELTPAAVQLTTGRIGG, from the coding sequence GTGAAAGAGTTCGTCATTCGTCGCTACCGTGCTGATCAGCCACAGACTTCCGACCGCAGTACCCTGCTGCGCATCGACGATGAAGGTACGGTTCTGTTCGCCGACCGCTACGTCGAAGCGGTACTGGGTTATGAGCCCCGAGAACTGCAGGGGCAGTCGGTCCACGGCATACTGGCATCGCGACAGGACGACCCTTTCGTACCCGCCAACTGGAACCGGATCGAGCGCGGTCACAAGGTGCTGGTGACCTTCCGGCACAAAGAAGGCTTTTTCTTCACCGCCAGCCTCAGCATGCGCCTGAGCATGCGCGACTCGGACACCGCAGCTTCAGCGACCATTTCCCACCGCGACATCGGCGCGACCGACCCCCGACTGCTGAAACTGGCCGAGGACACCGCCAGTGCCGGGATCTGGGAGCTCGACACCCAGAGCAATGAAATGACCTGGACCGATGGCCTGTACCGCCTTCTGGAACTGCGCACGGATACCGAGATCACCCCCGAACAGGCGCTTTTCTACTGCCAGACCGGTCAGTCCCGGGTGCGAGCAATGTTTCGCCGCTGCCTCCGTACCGGGCAACCGTTTTCGCTGCAGCTGGACATCCTGACCTCCCGGCAGAATGTGCGCAGGGTGACCATCACCGGCCGCGCGCTGAAGCTGGCGGATCGCGCCAACCGGGTCGGCGGCACCATTGTTGACCAGACCCGCGAGATGCAACGGGACCAGGCCCGCCGTGACGCCAACCGGATTCTGGCCGCCACCACCGCCGCCACCCCGGATCTGGTGGCGGCGGTGGACCGGGAGCTCAACCTGCTGCACTGCAACCATGCGTTCGTCCAGCAGTTCGAGACCATTTTCAACGCCCGGCCAAAAGCCGGCGACAACCTGAAGGCGCTGCTGCACGACTACCCCAATGAGCGACGCTTGATCGAACGGCTATGGCAGCGGGCCCTGGAGCGGGACAGCTTCGTGGTGGAAATGCCCCTGGCGCAGCAGAACAGGGAACTACCGGTGTACGAGTTCCACTACCAGCGCCTGACCAATGATCAGGGCGAAACCACCGGCGCGGTGCATGTGGCCCGCGACATCACCCAGCGCGTCAGCCACAGTGCCAGCAGTGACTACCGCATTCGCCACGACCCGGTCACCGGCCTGATGAACCGGCGCGCCTTTATCGCCAGCTTGCTGAGAACACTGGAACAAAAAACCCATCGGGAATCCTGCGACAGCCTGCTGTACCTCGATCTCGACAAATTCGAACGCTTCAACGACCTGACCGGCAGCGGAACCTGCGATCGCTACCTGCGGGAACTGGCCGGCAATCTGGGCGTCCGGGTTCGCCAGCGGGATGCCTTGTCCCGCCTGTCCGGCGATACCTTTGCCCTGCTGATTGAAAATTGTCCGGAAACACGAGCCAGGAAGATTGCCGACAGCATCCTTGCGTCCATCTCTGAATTCGTCTTCCAGTGGCAGGGTGAAAGCCTGCAGACCACCGCCTCCGGTGGCCTGTTGATCATGGACAGCGATGTCCCGAGCGATCCCGAGCTGTTGCTGAGCCAGGCGGCAGACCTGTGCCACGTTGCCAAGATTTCCGGCCGCAACCGTATTCATGCCGCCCATGCCGTGGGCGAGCATGTCGACGACAGCCAGGTGTCTGACCAGGTTGACCAGATCCGGGAGGCTCTGGACAACAACCGGCTGATCCTCGAATACCAATCCTTCAAGCCCGTCGCCAGCGCCACCTGGGGCGACCACATTGAAATCCTGGCCCGCGTTCCCGGTGACAAGGCAACCCAGAATGCGTTGCGACCGGACCAGTTCCTGCCCATCGCCGAACGCTTTGATCTGGCCAAGCGCCTGGACCGCCAGGTGATCCGGCAGACCTTCGCCTGGCTGAATGAGCAGCCCCTGCTGGAACCCCGACTCAAGTACTGCGGCTTCAACCTGTCGTTGGCGAGCGTGCTCGATGACACCTTTGCGGACTTTGTGGAAAGCCTGCTGAGTGACTCAAGCTTTGATTCGGAAAGCTTCTGCTTTGAAATTCGCGAAGCCCACGCCACCCAGTATCCGGATGACGTCTCGGTGCTGTGTGATGCCCTGCATCGGGTCGGCTGTCGAGTCGCATTGGACGGTGCCGGCGCCTCGATTGAGAGCTATCGCCTGGCGGCCAGGTTGCCGGTGGATATCATCAAGCTGGATCGACGGATGATGGAGCATCTGGAGGATGATCCGGTGCAACAGGTGATGGTCGAAGCCCTGCACCGGATTGCGGAAGCGGCAGGCAAAGTGACCGTCGCAACCTTTATCGAGAACGAGGACACCCTGCGCAAGGTGCGCACCTTGGGCATCCATTACGGCCAGGGATTCAAGCTGTCCCTCCCCCGGCCGCTATCCGAGCTGACGCCGGCGGCGGTTCAGCTCACTACCGGGCGAATCGGCGGTTAG
- a CDS encoding class I adenylate cyclase, translated as MTAHVAPITLDFDEGIDRKTLRRLRDRFLALNAQRWERARSSLTYRQQIVLEILPLVFHVNHPSLPGYLDRDCPFGLSGYQPSSDTLNAARRLARTFSLRDEGKRKPDLDALFLMGSPGSLGHSVASDLDVWLCHRADLSERGVVCLERKAEQLSRWAASLGVELHVFVFSADDWRAGRQRAEVKGENCGSAQHYLLLDEFYRTAIHLGGKYPMWWLIPPEQEARYDDRMRQLVDCRFVKGNDYIDFGPVPSVPEGEFLGAGVWQLYKGIDAPWKSLLKLLLIECYAQTRHWPLLSGVFKQAVFAGESSADVLDPYVQLYQRLETWLNDSNAPERLDLVRRSLYLKAGLPLTRAEASADQWRVRLLGDLIARWQWSEAILVELDNRHAWRAEDVIRIRRTIVAELSHSYRLLSRLAREHGAEVSISEHDINLLGRKLYAAFQRKAGKVEPINPGLVPSLTEENLSFHHQSYQGGGDGWQLYRDLEDPTDAFWQPVIRRSGHLAELMLWCYCNGLLNRSTRLNVRAGRTVASVSELREMLDALTEFLPFPIAPAGRDALSESLHPLRHLLLVNVGVDPQSRLTEKGLHKLSARHDSLGFSGGRENLVVTIDQITFNSWHEVSLQHYATGDTLVQCLKNVLASVAASPARVPDIRVHAHNRGHGAAIARRVQELFDDVLNHFFAGDSGPHPLRYVIEMDRRYFLLQFHGAEPGFVALDSFADLLEHLTLPQARFLPVVFDRCAIPEDPALRAVCQASEPDNVQVFFWLRGQRARIWVVDEVGSLSCWEQPLGDRRYLLVPLMRFLENVLERRMLRQGYSSITSSSVQCREVVLRHGQWSTVRCKDSGHTAPPPGLEVQAVGVQEGDGPVRFDLFCGNQEFTVQEHGDQLIPAVAQFIRSQRRAGADYPVYLTDVHLPNDLAPEAYQQDIQTSQYLYYRSALERLLNQALEAS; from the coding sequence TTGACTGCCCACGTTGCCCCGATCACTCTCGATTTCGACGAGGGGATTGACCGCAAGACTCTGCGGCGCCTGCGGGACCGGTTCCTGGCTCTGAACGCACAGCGCTGGGAACGGGCCCGGTCGTCGCTGACCTATCGCCAGCAGATCGTGCTCGAGATCCTGCCGCTGGTATTCCATGTTAATCATCCCTCTTTGCCCGGTTACCTCGACCGTGACTGTCCGTTTGGGCTGAGCGGCTACCAACCGTCATCCGATACCTTGAACGCCGCCCGCCGCCTGGCTCGCACTTTCAGCCTGCGGGATGAGGGCAAGCGCAAGCCCGATCTGGACGCGCTGTTTCTGATGGGCAGTCCCGGCTCACTCGGCCACTCGGTGGCCAGCGATCTGGATGTCTGGCTTTGCCACCGCGCCGACCTGTCGGAGCGGGGTGTTGTCTGCCTGGAGCGAAAGGCCGAACAACTGTCCCGGTGGGCCGCCTCTCTGGGGGTTGAGCTGCATGTCTTCGTGTTCAGTGCCGACGATTGGCGTGCCGGCCGGCAGCGGGCGGAGGTGAAAGGGGAGAATTGCGGCAGCGCGCAGCATTATCTGCTGCTGGATGAGTTCTACCGCACTGCGATTCACCTGGGTGGCAAGTACCCGATGTGGTGGCTGATTCCGCCTGAGCAGGAGGCCCGTTACGATGACCGCATGCGCCAGCTGGTGGATTGCCGGTTCGTGAAGGGGAACGACTACATTGATTTCGGCCCGGTGCCGTCGGTGCCCGAGGGCGAGTTCCTTGGGGCGGGCGTGTGGCAGCTTTACAAGGGTATCGACGCGCCCTGGAAATCGCTTCTCAAGTTGCTGCTGATTGAGTGCTACGCCCAGACGCGCCACTGGCCGTTGCTGTCAGGGGTATTCAAGCAGGCCGTCTTTGCGGGTGAGTCCAGTGCCGATGTCCTGGACCCCTACGTTCAGCTTTACCAGCGCCTGGAAACCTGGCTCAACGACAGTAATGCGCCGGAAAGGCTCGATCTGGTGCGCCGTAGCCTGTATCTGAAGGCCGGCCTGCCGCTGACGCGGGCAGAGGCGTCGGCGGACCAGTGGCGGGTTCGCTTGCTGGGTGATCTGATCGCCCGATGGCAATGGTCCGAGGCCATTCTGGTGGAACTGGATAATCGCCACGCCTGGCGGGCCGAGGACGTGATCCGGATTCGCCGGACCATCGTGGCCGAACTGTCCCACAGTTACCGGCTGCTGTCGCGCCTGGCCCGGGAACACGGCGCTGAGGTGTCGATCAGTGAACACGATATCAACTTGCTGGGGCGCAAGCTGTACGCGGCGTTTCAGCGCAAGGCGGGCAAGGTCGAACCGATCAACCCGGGGCTGGTGCCGTCACTGACGGAGGAAAACCTGTCGTTTCATCACCAGTCCTATCAGGGCGGCGGTGATGGCTGGCAGCTGTACCGGGACCTGGAAGATCCCACCGATGCCTTCTGGCAACCGGTTATCCGTCGTTCCGGGCACCTGGCTGAGCTGATGCTCTGGTGTTACTGCAACGGCCTGCTGAACCGCTCCACGCGCCTGAATGTCCGCGCCGGGCGGACGGTTGCCTCGGTGAGTGAATTGCGGGAGATGCTGGATGCGCTGACCGAATTCCTGCCGTTTCCGATTGCCCCGGCCGGCCGGGATGCGTTGTCCGAGAGTCTGCATCCGCTGCGCCACCTGTTGTTGGTGAACGTGGGTGTTGATCCCCAGTCCCGCCTGACCGAAAAAGGACTGCACAAACTCAGTGCCCGGCACGACTCGCTGGGGTTCAGCGGTGGTCGGGAAAACCTGGTGGTGACCATCGATCAGATCACCTTCAACAGCTGGCACGAGGTGAGCCTTCAGCACTACGCCACCGGGGATACCCTGGTGCAGTGCCTGAAGAATGTTCTGGCCTCCGTTGCGGCCAGCCCTGCTCGGGTTCCCGACATTCGGGTGCATGCCCACAACCGTGGACACGGCGCCGCAATTGCCCGTCGGGTGCAAGAGCTGTTCGATGACGTGCTGAATCATTTTTTTGCGGGCGACAGCGGGCCCCACCCGTTGCGTTACGTGATCGAAATGGACCGGCGCTACTTCCTGCTTCAATTCCACGGGGCTGAGCCGGGCTTCGTCGCGCTCGATAGCTTTGCAGATCTGCTGGAACATCTGACCTTGCCCCAGGCCCGGTTCCTGCCGGTGGTGTTCGACCGCTGCGCAATCCCGGAGGATCCGGCGTTACGCGCGGTTTGCCAGGCCAGCGAACCGGATAATGTTCAGGTGTTCTTCTGGCTTCGAGGGCAGCGTGCGCGAATCTGGGTGGTGGATGAAGTCGGTTCGTTGTCCTGTTGGGAACAGCCGCTGGGTGACCGCCGTTACCTGCTGGTGCCCCTGATGCGATTCCTGGAAAATGTGCTGGAACGCCGAATGCTCAGGCAGGGCTATTCGTCCATTACTTCGTCGTCAGTTCAGTGTCGGGAGGTGGTGCTGCGCCACGGCCAATGGTCCACGGTAAGGTGTAAAGACTCCGGCCATACCGCCCCGCCACCTGGCCTGGAAGTGCAGGCGGTGGGCGTGCAGGAGGGGGACGGCCCCGTCCGTTTCGATCTGTTTTGCGGCAATCAGGAGTTTACGGTCCAGGAGCATGGCGACCAGTTAATTCCGGCCGTCGCTCAGTTTATCCGGTCGCAGAGGCGGGCTGGCGCTGACTACCCGGTCTACCTGACCGATGTTCATCTGCCCAACGATCTGGCACCGGAGGCCTATCAGCAGGATATCCAGACCAGCCAGTACCTGTACTATCGCTCGGCACTGGAGCGCTTGCTGAACCAGGCGCTGGAGGCGTCGTGA
- the lptM gene encoding LPS translocon maturation chaperone LptM, whose protein sequence is MRAITLLLASLSLMPVLQGCGQKGDLYLPEPDASSRSEAPADGQPAREDDDTDQ, encoded by the coding sequence ATGCGCGCCATAACGCTTTTATTGGCCAGCCTGAGTCTGATGCCGGTGCTTCAGGGGTGCGGACAGAAAGGCGATCTGTATCTGCCGGAGCCGGACGCATCCAGTCGTTCCGAAGCTCCGGCCGATGGCCAGCCGGCGCGTGAAGACGACGACACTGACCAGTAG
- the lysA gene encoding diaminopimelate decarboxylase produces the protein MDHFNYRNGELFAEDVPVSEIAERFGTPAYVYSRATLERHYRAYDDAMSGLPHLVCYAVKANSNLAVLNVLARLGAGFDIVSAGELERVLRAGGTASKVVFSGVGKQEWEMRRALEAGVRCFNVESDTELDRLNAVAGELGVRAPVSLRVNPDVDAGTHPYISTGLKENKFGIDIAEAPAVYARASRLPNLNIIGVDCHIGSQLTSVDPFLDALDRVVELIDTLAEQGITIRHLDMGGGLGVTYDQEHPPQPSDYVRALVERLGDRQLELVVEPGRSIAANAGILLTRVEILKCTEHKNFAVIDAAMNDLIRPALYSAWQAIVPAKPRQDGAEKSWDLVGPVCETGDFLGKDRNLSLQPGDLLAVRSAGAYGFVMSSNYNTRNRPPELMVDGDQVHVVRRRETLEDQLAPESCLPE, from the coding sequence ATGGACCACTTCAATTACCGCAACGGCGAGCTGTTTGCCGAGGACGTGCCCGTCTCCGAGATTGCTGAGCGTTTTGGTACGCCGGCCTATGTTTATTCACGGGCGACGCTGGAGCGTCATTACCGGGCCTATGACGATGCCATGAGTGGCTTGCCTCATCTGGTGTGCTACGCGGTGAAAGCCAACAGCAATCTGGCGGTGCTCAATGTCCTGGCCCGGCTGGGTGCGGGCTTCGATATCGTATCTGCCGGCGAGCTTGAGCGGGTGCTCAGGGCGGGCGGCACGGCATCCAAAGTGGTGTTTTCTGGCGTTGGCAAACAGGAATGGGAAATGCGTCGCGCCCTGGAGGCGGGCGTGCGCTGCTTTAACGTGGAATCCGACACCGAGCTGGATCGCCTGAATGCGGTGGCCGGTGAGCTCGGCGTTCGCGCACCCGTTTCACTGCGGGTGAATCCGGATGTGGATGCGGGCACCCATCCGTACATTTCCACCGGTCTGAAAGAAAACAAATTCGGCATTGATATCGCCGAGGCACCGGCGGTTTACGCCCGGGCCAGCCGTCTGCCAAACCTGAACATCATTGGTGTCGACTGCCATATCGGGTCCCAGCTCACGTCCGTCGATCCATTCCTCGATGCCCTTGATCGGGTGGTGGAGCTGATCGATACCCTCGCCGAGCAAGGCATCACAATTCGCCATTTGGACATGGGCGGCGGCCTGGGCGTCACCTACGATCAGGAGCATCCGCCACAGCCATCGGATTACGTGCGCGCCCTGGTCGAGCGTCTTGGAGACCGGCAGCTTGAACTGGTGGTTGAGCCTGGCCGCTCCATCGCCGCTAATGCGGGCATCCTGCTGACCCGGGTGGAAATCCTCAAATGCACCGAACACAAGAATTTTGCCGTCATTGATGCGGCCATGAACGATCTGATCCGTCCGGCGCTCTACAGCGCCTGGCAGGCGATCGTGCCCGCCAAGCCCCGTCAGGATGGTGCGGAAAAAAGCTGGGACCTGGTGGGGCCGGTCTGTGAAACCGGCGATTTCCTGGGCAAAGACCGCAACCTCAGCCTGCAGCCCGGTGATCTGCTGGCGGTGCGTTCAGCCGGGGCCTACGGGTTCGTCATGAGCTCGAACTACAACACCCGTAACCGCCCGCCTGAGTTGATGGTGGATGGTGACCAGGTGCATGTGGTTCGGCGGCGGGAAACCCTTGAGGACCAGCTCGCACCCGAAAGTTGTCTGCCGGAATGA
- the dapF gene encoding diaminopimelate epimerase: MSQHRRGQGPSLRFTKMHGLGNDFMVVDAISQPFRLRPDMIRKLSDRNFGIGFDQLLVVEPPGLPDVDFRYRIFNADGSEVEQCGNGARCFASFVRDQRLTNKKIIRVQTAKGVIELRVGRQGMVTVNMGVPELNPPAIPFAADRQKTVYTVDVDGQTVDLSAVSMGNPHGVLVVDNVDTAPVETLGPRLESHPRFPARANIGFLQIVDRSHARLRVYERGAGETLACGSGACAAVVAGCLRGLLDSRVEVELLGGRLVIEWKGDGAPVMMDGPATTVFEGQLRLPGGDKPSRRPKQGKPARQRS; this comes from the coding sequence ATGAGTCAGCATCGCCGGGGGCAGGGCCCGTCACTGCGCTTCACCAAGATGCACGGCCTGGGCAATGATTTCATGGTGGTGGACGCCATCAGCCAACCGTTCCGTCTGCGGCCCGATATGATCCGCAAGTTGTCGGACCGGAACTTTGGTATCGGCTTTGATCAGCTTCTGGTGGTGGAGCCGCCGGGCCTGCCGGATGTGGATTTCCGTTACCGGATCTTCAACGCGGACGGTTCCGAGGTGGAGCAATGCGGCAACGGTGCCCGGTGTTTTGCCAGCTTCGTACGCGATCAGCGGTTGACCAACAAGAAGATCATCCGGGTTCAGACCGCCAAGGGCGTCATCGAACTCCGGGTTGGCAGGCAGGGAATGGTGACCGTCAATATGGGGGTGCCGGAGCTCAATCCCCCTGCCATTCCCTTCGCTGCGGATCGACAGAAAACCGTCTACACCGTTGACGTGGACGGGCAGACGGTGGATCTCAGCGCCGTCTCCATGGGTAACCCCCATGGCGTCTTGGTGGTGGACAATGTAGACACGGCTCCGGTGGAAACCCTGGGGCCACGGCTGGAATCACACCCCCGGTTTCCGGCCAGGGCCAATATTGGTTTTTTACAGATTGTTGATCGCAGTCACGCCCGCTTGCGGGTCTATGAACGGGGTGCCGGGGAAACCCTGGCCTGCGGATCTGGCGCCTGTGCTGCCGTCGTGGCTGGCTGTCTGCGGGGGTTACTCGATAGCCGGGTCGAGGTGGAGCTGCTCGGTGGCCGGCTGGTCATTGAATGGAAGGGGGATGGGGCCCCTGTTATGATGGATGGCCCCGCAACCACGGTCTTTGAAGGCCAGTTGCGACTGCCGGGCGGCGACAAGCCGAGCCGTCGCCCGAAACAGGGCAAGCCCGCAAGACAGCGGTCCTGA
- a CDS encoding DUF484 family protein has product MTEQTAQQTAEEITREQVVQYLQDNPDFFVDQDELLRGLTLPHDSGRAISLVERQVHLYREQRDTLQHELSELVSIARQNERLFEKSKRMLLQVIEARNVNDMAAVIDDSIRGDFGLDAASVLLVTDTKLPDASQGALHVVTPQDAQERLGSLLEGDRAVCGQFRESERNFLFPNRDEPIASVALVPLRSQGLVGVFAVGSCQPGYFDQSMGSLFLSYISDTLSRLLPPMLERHSAGAGTADRTAEKP; this is encoded by the coding sequence ATGACAGAGCAGACGGCCCAGCAGACGGCTGAGGAAATAACCCGCGAACAGGTGGTGCAGTATCTGCAGGACAACCCGGACTTCTTTGTCGATCAGGATGAGCTGCTGCGCGGACTGACCTTGCCCCACGACAGTGGCCGGGCCATTTCCCTGGTAGAAAGACAGGTGCATCTGTACCGGGAGCAGCGGGACACGCTCCAGCATGAATTGAGCGAACTGGTGTCCATCGCCCGCCAGAACGAGCGTTTGTTCGAAAAGAGCAAGCGTATGCTGCTGCAGGTGATTGAAGCACGTAACGTCAACGACATGGCGGCGGTCATCGACGACAGCATACGTGGTGATTTCGGCCTGGATGCGGCCTCGGTGCTTCTGGTCACCGACACTAAGCTGCCAGATGCGTCCCAGGGCGCACTGCACGTGGTGACGCCGCAGGATGCGCAGGAACGCCTGGGCAGTTTGCTCGAAGGCGACCGTGCCGTCTGCGGCCAGTTCCGGGAAAGCGAACGGAATTTCCTGTTTCCCAACCGCGACGAACCGATCGCCTCAGTTGCACTGGTGCCACTGCGAAGTCAGGGTCTGGTGGGCGTTTTTGCGGTGGGTAGTTGTCAGCCGGGTTATTTCGACCAGAGCATGGGGTCGTTGTTTCTCAGCTACATCAGCGACACCCTGAGCCGGCTGTTGCCGCCGATGCTCGAGCGCCACAGCGCTGGGGCCGGAACCGCTGACCGGACCGCGGAGAAGCCCTGA